Proteins found in one Gordonia sp. PDNC005 genomic segment:
- a CDS encoding isoprenyl transferase — MKLLPDALRGGMYRVYERRLVQLMDPDRVPRHVAIICDGNRRWAREAGFDDVAHGHRVGAKRIADMLGWCHELGIEAVTIYLLSTENLSRASDELNALMEIVPDIVDEISHGDWRVRIVGNLDNLPGPVANRLREASERTAGLSGMNVNVAVGYGGRQEIVDAVQALLSDAADSGATPAEMIEAVTVAGIDANLYTSGQPDPDLVIRTSGEQRLSGFLLWQSAYSEIWFTDAYWPEFRRVDFLRALRDYAARSRRFGK; from the coding sequence GTGAAACTCCTCCCCGACGCCCTCCGCGGAGGCATGTACCGCGTCTACGAACGCCGTCTCGTGCAACTCATGGACCCCGACCGGGTTCCGCGGCACGTCGCTATCATCTGCGACGGCAATCGGCGGTGGGCGCGAGAGGCTGGATTCGACGATGTCGCGCACGGTCACCGCGTCGGCGCCAAGCGAATCGCGGACATGCTCGGCTGGTGCCACGAGTTGGGCATCGAGGCCGTCACGATCTACCTCCTGTCGACGGAGAATCTGTCCCGCGCGTCGGACGAGCTGAATGCGCTGATGGAGATCGTGCCCGACATCGTCGACGAGATCTCGCACGGCGACTGGCGTGTGCGGATCGTCGGAAACCTCGACAACCTGCCCGGACCCGTCGCGAACCGCCTGCGTGAGGCCTCCGAGCGGACGGCCGGGCTCTCCGGCATGAACGTCAACGTCGCAGTCGGCTACGGTGGCCGCCAAGAGATCGTCGACGCTGTGCAGGCGCTGCTGTCCGACGCCGCGGATTCCGGCGCGACGCCCGCCGAGATGATCGAGGCCGTCACGGTGGCCGGGATCGACGCGAACCTGTACACCTCGGGCCAACCCGACCCGGATCTGGTGATCCGGACGTCCGGCGAACAGCGACTCAGCGGATTCCTGCTGTGGCAGAGCGCGTACTCGGAGATATGGTTCACCGACGCCTACTGGCCCGAATTCCGCCGCGTCGACTTCCTCCGGGCGCTCCGCGACTACGCGGCCCGCAGTCGGCGTTTCGGCAAGTAG
- the ybaK gene encoding Cys-tRNA(Pro) deacylase has product MAATPAIAALEQAGVAHTVRSYHHDRRSTDYGAEAVDAMAELGISAERIFKTLVVDLGGTLAVAVVPVPEKLSLKAAAKALGAPKAAMADASKVTRTTGYVLGGVSPVGQKTTLPTVVDESAFMWDTVLCSAGKRGLEIELAPDDLVAATDAVVADILA; this is encoded by the coding sequence GTGGCGGCGACACCGGCGATCGCCGCGCTCGAACAGGCGGGAGTCGCGCACACCGTCCGCAGCTATCACCACGATCGACGCAGCACCGACTACGGCGCCGAGGCCGTCGACGCGATGGCGGAACTGGGCATCAGCGCCGAACGGATCTTCAAGACTCTCGTCGTCGACCTCGGCGGCACACTCGCCGTCGCCGTCGTGCCCGTCCCCGAGAAACTGTCGTTGAAGGCCGCGGCGAAAGCGCTCGGGGCGCCGAAGGCGGCGATGGCCGACGCGTCGAAGGTCACGCGCACGACTGGCTACGTGCTCGGGGGAGTGTCGCCGGTCGGGCAGAAGACGACGCTGCCGACCGTCGTCGACGAGTCCGCCTTCATGTGGGACACGGTGCTCTGCAGCGCCGGGAAACGCGGCCTCGAGATCGAACTGGCGCCCGACGACCTCGTCGCGGCGACCGACGCCGTCGTCGCAGACATTCTTGCGTAG
- the coaA gene encoding type I pantothenate kinase, which produces MARHSSDRDPGLYLELDRKQWRELRQSMPMVLTESELEDLVGLGEQIDLTEVAEVYLPISRLIHMQVEARRRLFAATSTFLGEHQRNRQVPFVIGIAGSVAVGKSTTARVLAKLLSRWETHPKVDLITTDGFLYPTAELERRGIMHRKGFPESYDRRGLLRFVTEVKSGASFVTAPVYSHVSYDIVPDAFIEVEQPDILIVEGLNVLQTGPTLTVSDLFDFSIYVDAKTSDIERWYISRFLQMRTTAFQNPNSHFHHYASLTDQQAKIAARDIWTSINRPNLIENVLPTRPRATLVLRKDRDHSINKVRLRKL; this is translated from the coding sequence ATGGCGCGCCATTCCAGCGACCGCGACCCCGGCCTCTATCTCGAACTCGACCGCAAGCAGTGGCGTGAACTGCGGCAGTCGATGCCGATGGTGCTGACCGAGTCCGAGCTCGAAGACCTCGTCGGTCTGGGTGAGCAGATCGACCTCACCGAGGTCGCCGAGGTCTACCTGCCGATCTCCCGTCTGATTCACATGCAGGTCGAGGCCAGACGCCGGTTGTTCGCCGCGACGTCGACGTTCCTCGGCGAGCACCAACGCAACCGGCAGGTGCCGTTTGTCATCGGCATCGCAGGCAGCGTGGCCGTAGGCAAGTCGACCACTGCGCGTGTGCTCGCGAAGCTCCTGTCGAGGTGGGAGACGCACCCGAAGGTCGACCTGATCACCACGGACGGGTTCCTCTATCCGACCGCCGAACTCGAACGACGCGGCATCATGCATCGCAAGGGTTTCCCGGAGTCGTACGACCGGCGTGGTCTGCTGAGGTTCGTCACCGAGGTGAAGTCGGGGGCGTCGTTCGTCACCGCGCCCGTGTACTCACATGTCAGCTACGACATCGTCCCCGATGCGTTCATCGAGGTGGAACAGCCCGACATCCTCATCGTCGAGGGCTTGAACGTCCTGCAGACCGGCCCGACCCTGACCGTCTCGGACCTGTTCGACTTCTCCATTTACGTCGATGCGAAGACGTCCGACATCGAACGCTGGTATATCTCGCGTTTCCTGCAGATGCGGACCACCGCGTTCCAGAATCCGAACTCGCATTTCCACCACTACGCGTCGTTGACCGACCAGCAGGCGAAGATCGCCGCGCGCGACATCTGGACGTCGATCAACCGCCCCAACCTCATCGAGAACGTGCTTCCGACCCGGCCCCGCGCGACGCTTGTGCTCCGCAAAGACCGGGATCACTCGATCAACAAGGTCCGCCTGCGGAAGCTCTGA
- a CDS encoding DUF885 domain-containing protein, producing MTAAQRPSDDPVIEYLRIGLLFDRLEEGFVDAFTGDPALRAEAQNAPRPDPAQLGARARALLERLPDGLPADRAEFVAAHLRALECSARKFAGEDVGFVDEVRAYFDVDIAPADPARYREAHGALAEALGIPGATGERLRDEYQRYRRAGEIPADLTEPLIAAFASSLRDRVRAEFPLPPSEVVEFDVVSDKPWSGFNYYLGDYRSKVAVNTDLPQHLSGLPGLIAHEAYPGHHTEHCRKEQRLVGTGQIEHTIFLVNTPQCLMAEGLADHALAAAMGPEWHEWAAEIYADFGLRFDAERARAVSAATAGLLTVRQDAALMLHDRHDDADTVAAFLQQWLLVDPDRSRQMLRFLTSPLWRAYISTYVEGYRLLGDWLDDAPSDQRLTRFGRLLDEPLTPAVLRAELSN from the coding sequence ATGACCGCAGCGCAGCGCCCGTCCGATGATCCGGTGATCGAGTACCTCCGCATCGGGCTGCTGTTCGACCGTTTGGAGGAGGGATTCGTCGACGCCTTCACCGGCGACCCGGCGTTGCGGGCCGAGGCACAGAACGCGCCGCGGCCCGATCCGGCGCAGCTCGGCGCACGTGCTCGCGCGCTCCTCGAACGACTTCCCGACGGACTCCCGGCCGACCGTGCAGAGTTCGTCGCCGCGCACCTGCGTGCGCTGGAATGCTCGGCGCGAAAGTTCGCGGGGGAGGACGTCGGGTTCGTGGACGAGGTGCGCGCGTACTTCGACGTCGACATCGCGCCCGCCGATCCGGCTCGTTACCGGGAGGCGCACGGCGCACTGGCGGAGGCGCTCGGAATCCCGGGCGCGACGGGCGAACGGCTGCGCGACGAGTACCAGCGGTACCGCCGCGCGGGCGAGATCCCCGCGGACCTCACCGAGCCGCTGATCGCCGCTTTCGCGAGCAGCCTGCGTGACCGGGTGCGTGCGGAGTTCCCACTGCCGCCGAGTGAGGTGGTGGAGTTCGACGTCGTCTCGGACAAGCCGTGGTCGGGCTTCAACTACTACCTCGGCGACTACCGATCGAAGGTCGCCGTGAACACCGACCTCCCGCAGCACCTGTCTGGGCTGCCGGGACTCATCGCTCACGAGGCGTACCCGGGGCATCACACCGAGCACTGCCGGAAGGAGCAGAGGCTTGTCGGGACCGGGCAGATCGAGCACACGATCTTCCTGGTCAACACGCCACAGTGCCTGATGGCCGAGGGCCTGGCCGACCATGCGCTTGCCGCCGCGATGGGGCCGGAATGGCATGAGTGGGCCGCTGAGATCTACGCCGACTTCGGTCTGCGGTTCGATGCGGAGAGGGCCCGTGCCGTGTCGGCGGCCACCGCCGGCCTGCTCACCGTCCGGCAGGACGCCGCGCTCATGCTTCACGATCGGCACGACGACGCCGACACCGTCGCGGCGTTCCTTCAACAATGGCTGCTCGTCGATCCGGACCGCTCGCGGCAGATGCTGAGGTTCCTCACCTCGCCGCTGTGGCGGGCGTACATCTCCACCTACGTCGAGGGCTACCGACTGCTGGGCGATTGGCTCGACGACGCGCCGTCGGACCAGCGACTCACCCGATTCGGAAGGTTGCTCGACGAACCCCTCACCCCGGCGGTTCTCCGAGCTGAACTATCGAACTAG
- the glyA gene encoding serine hydroxymethyltransferase: MSQFTQSLAELDPDVAAAMNGELSRQRDTLEMIASENFVPRAVLQAQGSVLTNKYAEGYPGRRYYGGCEYVDVVEDIARNRAKELFGAEFANVQPHAGAQANAAVLQALMEPGETLLGLDLAHGGHLTHGMRLNFSGKLYENAFYGVSKEDFRIDMDEVRKIALDTKPKVIVAGWSAYPRTLDFAAFRSIADEVGAHLWVDMAHFAGLVAAGLHPNPVEYADVVSTTVHKTLGGPRSGMILAKKEWAKKLNSAVFPGQQGGPLMHAVAAKAVALKVAASDEFAERQRRTLSGAKILADRLLGDDVAKSGITVLTGGTDVHLVLVDLRDSDLDGQQAEDLLHEIGITVNRNAVPFDPRPPMVTSGLRIGTPALATRGFGDTEFTEVADIIGTALAAGKNADVASLRARVSALALDFPLYEGLEDWGLMSGVK; encoded by the coding sequence ATGAGTCAGTTCACGCAGTCCTTGGCCGAACTCGATCCCGATGTGGCTGCCGCCATGAACGGTGAGCTGTCCCGTCAGCGCGACACCCTCGAGATGATCGCGTCGGAGAACTTCGTGCCGCGCGCGGTGCTTCAGGCGCAGGGCAGCGTCCTGACCAACAAGTACGCCGAGGGATACCCGGGCCGCCGTTACTACGGAGGCTGTGAGTACGTCGACGTCGTCGAGGACATCGCCCGCAACCGTGCCAAGGAACTGTTCGGCGCCGAGTTCGCCAACGTGCAGCCGCACGCGGGCGCCCAGGCGAACGCCGCAGTGCTGCAGGCGCTGATGGAACCCGGCGAGACGCTGCTCGGTCTCGATCTGGCGCACGGCGGCCATCTCACGCACGGCATGCGACTGAACTTCTCGGGCAAGCTGTACGAGAACGCCTTCTACGGTGTCAGCAAGGAAGACTTCCGCATCGACATGGACGAGGTGCGCAAGATCGCCCTCGACACCAAGCCGAAGGTGATCGTCGCGGGCTGGTCCGCCTACCCGCGCACGCTCGACTTCGCGGCGTTCCGGTCGATCGCAGACGAGGTCGGCGCACACCTGTGGGTCGACATGGCGCACTTCGCCGGTCTTGTCGCGGCCGGCCTGCATCCGAACCCGGTCGAATATGCCGACGTCGTCTCGACCACCGTCCACAAGACCCTCGGTGGTCCGCGCTCGGGCATGATCCTGGCGAAGAAAGAGTGGGCCAAGAAGCTCAACTCCGCCGTCTTCCCCGGTCAGCAGGGTGGACCGCTCATGCATGCCGTCGCCGCCAAGGCGGTCGCACTCAAGGTCGCAGCGAGTGACGAGTTCGCCGAGCGCCAGCGGCGCACGCTGTCCGGTGCGAAGATCCTCGCCGACCGCCTTCTCGGAGACGATGTCGCCAAGTCCGGAATCACCGTGCTGACCGGCGGCACCGACGTCCACCTCGTGCTCGTCGACCTCCGCGATTCCGACCTCGACGGCCAGCAGGCCGAAGATCTTCTCCACGAGATCGGCATCACCGTGAACCGCAACGCCGTGCCGTTCGATCCGCGTCCGCCGATGGTCACTTCCGGCCTGCGCATCGGCACGCCTGCGCTCGCAACTCGCGGTTTCGGCGACACCGAGTTCACCGAGGTCGCAGACATCATCGGCACCGCGCTCGCGGCGGGCAAGAACGCCGACGTCGCATCGCTGCGCGCCCGTGTCAGCGCTCTCGCGCTCGACTTCCCGCTGTACGAAGGTCTCGAGGACTGGGGCCTGATGAGCGGTGTGAAGTAA
- a CDS encoding acyl-ACP desaturase — translation MSVLSEDELITALEKALPEIAEEHAAAALAWNPGDWVPWDKGRNFAFLGGEDFQPGDETLNETAAAGLLALLLMKDNLPSFHRVISMFFPPFSDWRQLVGTWTAEDNRHAIVLRDYLVVTRATDPVDAENRRRIHVVAGWRQTPEEVDSLGPLDVLALLAVHENQCDHFIGKLLEHADDSDLKNILEKIRHDDAAQASFFEAFLVAGAVADQEATLLAVDRALAGIEHIGDDVADFDAQRALISDFEDAASDAAIARRLADALKIDSLQSLSDDAEAARARILERAGSH, via the coding sequence GTGTCAGTACTGAGCGAAGACGAGTTGATCACCGCGCTGGAGAAGGCTCTCCCCGAGATCGCCGAAGAACACGCGGCCGCCGCGCTCGCGTGGAACCCAGGCGACTGGGTGCCGTGGGACAAGGGCCGCAACTTCGCGTTCCTTGGCGGCGAAGACTTCCAGCCCGGCGACGAGACACTGAACGAGACGGCCGCGGCAGGCCTGCTCGCGCTGCTGCTGATGAAGGACAACCTGCCGTCCTTCCACCGCGTCATCTCGATGTTCTTCCCGCCGTTCTCCGACTGGCGCCAGCTCGTCGGAACGTGGACCGCGGAGGACAACCGTCACGCGATCGTGCTGCGCGACTACCTCGTCGTGACCCGCGCGACCGACCCGGTCGACGCCGAGAACCGTCGTCGCATCCACGTCGTCGCGGGCTGGCGTCAGACGCCTGAAGAGGTCGATTCGCTCGGCCCGCTCGACGTCCTCGCGCTGCTCGCAGTGCACGAGAACCAGTGTGATCACTTCATCGGCAAGCTCCTCGAGCACGCCGACGATTCCGATCTGAAGAACATCCTGGAGAAGATCCGCCACGACGACGCGGCACAGGCCTCATTCTTCGAGGCGTTCCTGGTCGCGGGAGCCGTCGCGGACCAGGAGGCGACGCTGCTCGCAGTCGACCGCGCACTGGCAGGCATCGAGCACATCGGTGACGACGTCGCCGACTTCGACGCTCAGCGCGCGCTCATCAGCGACTTCGAAGACGCCGCATCCGACGCTGCGATCGCCCGCCGGCTGGCCGACGCGCTGAAGATCGACAGCCTGCAGAGCCTCTCCGACGATGCGGAAGCAGCCCGCGCGCGCATCCTGGAGCGGGCCGGGAGTCACTGA
- a CDS encoding transcriptional regulator, protein MTSPLGDLDPVLTPPKRLAALAVLRNATTTDFTFLRDHLAVSDSDLSKQMAALVDARYVSVTKSRGRGGSTTYKITGDGKKAFEAHKRALERLIAG, encoded by the coding sequence GTGACCAGCCCACTCGGCGATCTCGACCCCGTCTTGACTCCGCCGAAACGCCTCGCGGCGCTCGCCGTGCTGCGCAACGCGACGACCACCGACTTCACGTTCCTGCGAGATCACCTCGCCGTCAGCGACTCCGACCTGTCCAAACAGATGGCAGCGCTCGTCGACGCCAGATACGTCAGCGTGACCAAGTCCCGCGGCCGCGGCGGCTCGACCACGTACAAGATCACCGGCGACGGCAAGAAGGCGTTCGAGGCCCACAAGAGAGCACTCGAACGTCTTATCGCGGGGTGA
- a CDS encoding PhoH family protein, translated as MTARTYVLDTSVLLSDPWAVTRFAEHNVVLPLVVISELEGKRHHSELGWFARQALRLLDDMRVEHGRLDEPLPVGDLGGTVQVELNHTDPAVLPAGFRNDTNDSRILACALNLRAEGRDVTLVSKDTPLRVKAGAVGLAADEYHAQDVVVSGWTGMDELDVLDSDIDTLFADGVVDVDEARDLPCHTGVRMVGASGSALGRVTDTKQVQLVRGDREVFGLRGRSAEQRVALDLLLDESVGIVSLGGKAGTGKSALALCAGLEAVLERRTQRKVVVFRPLYAVGGQNLGYLPGSESDKMGPWAQAVFDTLEGLVSTEVIDEVLSRGMLEVLPLTHIRGRSLHDSFVIVDEAQSLERNVLLTVLSRLGSGSRVVLTHDVAQRDNLRVGRHDGVAAVIEKLKGHPLFAHITLTRSERSPIAALVTDMLEEFAPGAP; from the coding sequence GTGACCGCACGCACCTACGTCCTCGACACCTCCGTACTGCTCTCCGACCCGTGGGCGGTGACTCGGTTCGCCGAGCACAACGTTGTCCTCCCACTCGTGGTGATCAGCGAACTCGAGGGCAAACGGCATCACAGTGAACTCGGCTGGTTCGCCCGCCAAGCCCTCCGTCTGCTCGACGACATGCGCGTCGAACACGGTCGGCTCGACGAGCCGCTACCGGTCGGTGACCTCGGCGGAACCGTTCAAGTGGAGCTCAATCACACGGACCCGGCCGTCCTGCCCGCGGGATTCCGCAACGACACCAACGACTCCCGCATCCTCGCGTGCGCTCTCAATCTGCGGGCCGAGGGGCGGGACGTGACCCTCGTGTCCAAGGACACGCCGTTGCGAGTCAAGGCAGGCGCGGTCGGACTCGCCGCCGACGAGTACCACGCGCAGGACGTGGTCGTATCCGGTTGGACGGGAATGGACGAGCTCGACGTTCTCGACTCCGACATCGACACGCTCTTCGCTGACGGGGTCGTGGACGTCGACGAAGCCCGCGACCTGCCGTGCCACACCGGTGTCCGAATGGTCGGAGCGTCCGGGAGTGCGCTTGGCCGAGTCACGGACACCAAACAGGTCCAGTTGGTCCGCGGCGATCGTGAGGTGTTCGGCCTCCGTGGACGATCGGCCGAGCAGCGGGTTGCGCTCGACCTGCTCCTCGACGAGTCCGTCGGCATCGTCTCGCTCGGCGGCAAGGCCGGCACCGGAAAATCCGCGCTCGCACTGTGCGCGGGCCTGGAGGCGGTACTCGAGCGCCGGACGCAGCGGAAGGTCGTGGTCTTCCGCCCGCTGTACGCGGTTGGTGGACAGAATCTCGGTTACCTGCCCGGCAGCGAATCGGACAAGATGGGGCCCTGGGCGCAGGCCGTCTTCGACACCCTTGAGGGCCTGGTGTCCACAGAGGTCATCGACGAAGTCCTCTCTCGCGGGATGCTCGAGGTGTTGCCGCTGACTCACATTCGAGGCCGCTCCTTGCACGACTCGTTCGTCATCGTCGACGAAGCGCAATCGTTGGAGCGAAACGTGCTGCTCACCGTGCTCTCGCGGCTCGGTTCCGGATCTCGTGTGGTCCTGACTCACGATGTCGCTCAGCGCGACAATCTCCGGGTCGGCCGCCACGACGGAGTCGCCGCCGTCATCGAGAAGCTCAAGGGGCACCCGCTCTTCGCTCACATCACCCTGACGCGCAGCGAGCGCTCTCCGATCGCCGCTCTTGTCACCGACATGC